A single region of the Mechercharimyces sp. CAU 1602 genome encodes:
- a CDS encoding NAD(+)/NADH kinase, producing the protein MVTKRIGIIANKEKPKAESVTKELVLLLEERGSDVLVDPIMAERIDRPELGIELEHFPSRVDMLFVLGGDGTLLGIARQFAAHDLPLLGFNLGHLGFLSEAEPEDLACAIDRVLAKDYILEERMMLDAEVIRGGIPLEKSISLNEVGIANSFSRMITTKVYMDNAYLGTYSGDGIIVSSPTGSTAYSLSCGGPIVWPSVQTLLLTPICPHTLTARPMVLPADATIEIVVSASHEDIGLTIDGQLGIRLQIDDVIRIRQSSYRTTLVKWRERSFFEVVRKKLHGELLEDIR; encoded by the coding sequence ATGGTGACAAAAAGGATCGGAATTATAGCGAACAAAGAGAAACCAAAAGCAGAGAGTGTAACCAAAGAACTGGTCTTATTGCTAGAAGAACGCGGAAGCGATGTGCTAGTTGATCCCATCATGGCTGAAAGAATTGATCGCCCTGAGCTTGGAATTGAACTGGAGCACTTCCCAAGCAGAGTGGATATGTTATTTGTATTAGGTGGGGATGGGACTTTACTGGGAATTGCTCGTCAATTTGCGGCGCATGACCTCCCATTGTTAGGATTTAACTTGGGACATTTGGGTTTTTTATCGGAAGCAGAACCTGAAGATCTCGCATGTGCGATTGATCGTGTGTTAGCGAAGGATTATATATTGGAAGAGCGGATGATGTTAGATGCTGAAGTGATCCGTGGCGGCATTCCTTTGGAAAAGAGCATCTCGCTTAATGAAGTGGGAATTGCGAACTCATTTAGTCGCATGATTACAACCAAAGTTTATATGGACAATGCTTATCTGGGAACGTATTCTGGCGATGGAATAATTGTATCCTCCCCGACAGGATCGACAGCCTACTCGCTGTCTTGTGGTGGGCCGATCGTGTGGCCTAGTGTACAAACGTTGCTGTTAACTCCAATCTGTCCTCATACATTGACGGCACGCCCAATGGTCTTACCTGCTGATGCCACCATTGAGATAGTAGTGAGTGCATCTCACGAGGACATCGGCTTAACTATCGACGGACAGTTGGGAATCCGTTTGCAGATCGATGATGTTATCCGTATTCGCCAATCATCTTACCGTACAACACTGGTGAAATGGAGAGAACGTTCATTCTTTGAAGTAGTGAGGAAAAAACTGCATGGAGAACTGCTGGAGGATATAAGATGA
- the ahrC gene encoding transcriptional regulator AhrC/ArgR — MKTKTQRHIRIREIITSKNIETQEELVEELQQSGYNVTQATVSRDIKELRLVKVATDFGRYMYSLPADKRFNPMQKLKRMLKESFVGVETSENLLVMKTLPGNANAIGALIDSLDWTEIIGTIAGDDTILIICREREQVPHLVSRFIDML, encoded by the coding sequence ATGAAAACGAAAACACAGAGACATATTCGCATCAGGGAGATTATTACATCTAAAAACATAGAAACACAGGAAGAGTTAGTAGAAGAACTACAGCAATCAGGCTACAATGTGACACAAGCGACTGTCTCTCGTGATATCAAGGAGTTACGCTTGGTTAAAGTAGCGACTGATTTTGGACGATATATGTATTCGTTACCAGCAGATAAACGCTTTAACCCAATGCAAAAGCTGAAACGCATGTTAAAGGAGTCGTTTGTTGGAGTGGAAACAAGCGAAAACTTGTTGGTGATGAAGACATTACCGGGTAATGCTAATGCGATCGGTGCGCTCATCGACAGCTTGGATTGGACGGAAATCATCGGCACTATCGCGGGTGATGATACCATTTTGATCATTTGTCGTGAGCGCGAACAGGTTCCTCATCTGGTTAGTCGCTTTATCGATATGTTGTAG
- the recN gene encoding DNA repair protein RecN — protein MLVELSIRDFAIIEQLHMTFDQGFHALTGETGAGKSILIDALSLVAGGRGSQEFIRHGSKKLEIEALFSIDANHRVNPLLEQEGMGSEDEWLVIRREITSQGKSLARVNGRVVTLAFLRELGAMLLDIHGQHEHQSFMNVESHLGWLDAYGGSKHIADVKAYRTRFAEYYQLRQAQQALLQNEKEVAQRLDLLRFQHEEISAAQLQCGEEEELEAEERRLSHAERLMNESSQAFLHLHGDQQGLEQIYTAMTHLEEMVTYDESLTPLLEAMNSTYYQLEEAARELGRYRDQIEYDPDRLEQIGERLHTITGLKRKYGPEVEDVLAHGEKVEAELYQLTHRDQQNEELEQKLALLRPLLEEDASKLRLQRSKLAREIEDRMEKELADLNMARTQFSVKMTSTPELTESGYDRVEYYISPNPGEPLKPLVKVASGGELSRLMLAIKSLFAHTGTMNTLIFDEIDTGVSGRAAQSIAEKMSALGKEQQVLSISHLPQVACMADTHFYIYKQVEQERTVTRVRKLVGEERIHELARMLGGVEVTDTTRQHAQEMLRLAHKNKAALL, from the coding sequence GTGTTAGTTGAACTGTCCATTCGTGACTTTGCTATTATCGAACAATTACATATGACATTTGACCAAGGCTTTCACGCTTTGACAGGGGAGACAGGAGCAGGAAAATCAATTTTGATCGATGCTCTCTCCCTTGTTGCAGGGGGACGTGGATCACAGGAGTTTATTCGGCATGGCTCCAAAAAGCTAGAAATTGAAGCTTTGTTCTCTATAGATGCGAATCATCGTGTTAATCCTTTACTAGAACAGGAGGGGATGGGGTCCGAAGATGAGTGGCTAGTAATCCGTAGAGAGATCACAAGCCAAGGAAAGAGCTTAGCGCGTGTAAACGGACGTGTGGTGACGCTGGCTTTTCTGCGTGAACTAGGGGCGATGTTGTTAGATATTCATGGTCAACATGAGCATCAATCATTTATGAATGTCGAATCTCACCTGGGATGGTTAGATGCGTATGGAGGCAGCAAACATATAGCGGACGTAAAAGCGTATCGTACACGCTTTGCAGAATATTACCAATTGAGACAGGCACAACAGGCATTACTTCAAAATGAAAAAGAAGTTGCGCAACGACTTGATCTTTTACGCTTTCAACACGAAGAGATCAGTGCAGCTCAACTTCAATGTGGAGAAGAAGAGGAGTTAGAAGCTGAAGAGCGTCGTCTTTCTCATGCAGAGCGCCTAATGAATGAAAGCTCGCAAGCTTTTTTACATCTACATGGAGATCAGCAAGGGTTGGAACAGATCTATACGGCAATGACTCATCTTGAAGAAATGGTAACTTACGATGAATCCCTTACGCCATTGCTAGAAGCGATGAACTCCACTTATTATCAGCTAGAAGAAGCGGCCAGAGAGCTGGGGCGTTATCGGGATCAGATTGAATACGATCCTGATCGTTTGGAGCAGATTGGGGAGCGACTTCATACTATCACTGGACTAAAACGTAAGTATGGACCAGAGGTGGAGGATGTACTTGCGCATGGAGAGAAAGTGGAAGCAGAGCTTTATCAATTAACCCATAGAGATCAGCAGAATGAGGAACTGGAGCAGAAGTTGGCTCTCCTTCGTCCTTTATTGGAAGAGGACGCAAGTAAGCTTCGGCTGCAACGAAGTAAATTGGCCCGTGAGATTGAGGATCGCATGGAGAAAGAGCTTGCCGATCTTAATATGGCACGAACGCAATTTAGCGTTAAAATGACGTCTACTCCTGAGCTGACAGAGTCAGGATATGATCGGGTGGAGTATTATATTTCACCTAATCCGGGTGAGCCGCTTAAACCACTGGTTAAAGTAGCGTCGGGTGGTGAGTTATCTCGCCTTATGCTGGCGATTAAGTCGTTGTTCGCACATACTGGTACAATGAACACACTGATTTTTGATGAGATTGATACGGGTGTGAGTGGCCGCGCGGCACAATCGATTGCAGAAAAAATGTCAGCCTTGGGTAAAGAACAACAAGTACTTTCCATCTCTCATTTACCACAGGTGGCATGCATGGCTGATACCCACTTTTATATATATAAACAAGTGGAGCAAGAACGAACGGTAACGCGAGTGCGCAAATTGGTAGGAGAAGAGCGTATTCATGAATTGGCTCGTATGCTCGGTGGTGTGGAAGTAACGGATACTACACGTCAACATGCACAGGAGATGCTTCGCTTAGCGCATAAAAATAAAGCTGCACTTCTTTAA
- the spoIVB gene encoding SpoIVB peptidase, which translates to MIRLQQKKKNWIKLIVFVCIAWGAFASSYQPSITFPKELRLMTGAQMPLHVPLPALATATVSNPEVVELKGEGMSQIGPYLKRPMTMLSKHRGESDLTFHLFGKVPIKSVHVSVLPEIRVVPGGQSIGVKLKSQGVLVVGHHHLKKEEQGREKSPVFVGDYILSINGGKVRGVQDVARTIQEAGQQKQTVTLEVLRKGKKKDVVVKPQYDDSEGIYRIGLYIRDSAAGVGTLTFFDPKNEVYGGLGHVIADIDTGEPIKVGGGHVVRSNVTSIERGTSGEPGEKRAIFMQENHVLGSIVRNTSFGIFGVMKHSPDGGQYKEPIPVGLAEQVKEGPAEILTVIEGQKVERFTIEILHVTDQKFPATKGMIIRITDPKLLEKTGGIVQGMSGSPIIQDGKLIGAVTHVFVNDPTSGYATFIEWMLRDAGSFPQTAGLQPAPLFSL; encoded by the coding sequence GTGATCCGCTTGCAGCAAAAGAAAAAGAACTGGATAAAACTTATTGTTTTTGTGTGTATTGCATGGGGAGCTTTTGCTTCCTCATATCAACCGTCTATCACCTTTCCCAAGGAACTTCGCTTGATGACCGGAGCGCAGATGCCATTGCATGTCCCTTTGCCAGCTCTTGCTACGGCAACGGTATCCAATCCGGAAGTGGTGGAACTAAAGGGTGAGGGGATGAGTCAGATTGGGCCCTATCTAAAGAGACCAATGACGATGCTTTCAAAGCACAGGGGCGAATCGGACTTAACGTTTCATTTGTTTGGCAAGGTTCCCATTAAATCCGTTCATGTTTCTGTATTACCTGAGATAAGAGTTGTTCCAGGGGGACAATCGATCGGCGTGAAATTAAAGTCACAAGGCGTATTGGTTGTAGGCCATCACCATCTCAAGAAAGAGGAGCAGGGACGCGAGAAATCGCCTGTTTTTGTGGGGGATTACATCTTGTCGATCAACGGAGGGAAAGTAAGAGGGGTTCAGGATGTGGCTCGCACGATTCAAGAAGCGGGGCAACAAAAACAAACAGTGACGCTTGAGGTATTACGTAAAGGTAAGAAAAAGGATGTAGTAGTGAAACCCCAATATGATGATAGTGAAGGAATTTACCGCATTGGTTTATACATTCGTGATTCAGCAGCTGGTGTAGGCACTCTTACCTTTTTTGATCCTAAAAATGAGGTATATGGTGGATTAGGACATGTTATTGCTGATATTGACACAGGCGAACCGATTAAAGTGGGGGGCGGTCATGTCGTCCGTTCGAATGTAACCTCCATCGAACGAGGGACTTCAGGTGAACCAGGGGAAAAGAGAGCGATCTTTATGCAGGAAAATCATGTACTAGGTTCAATTGTGCGTAATACCTCATTCGGTATTTTTGGTGTGATGAAACATTCTCCTGACGGCGGTCAATATAAAGAACCTATTCCAGTAGGACTCGCTGAACAAGTAAAAGAAGGCCCGGCAGAGATTTTAACTGTGATTGAGGGTCAAAAAGTGGAGCGGTTTACGATAGAGATCCTCCATGTTACTGATCAAAAATTTCCAGCTACTAAAGGCATGATTATTCGCATTACTGACCCTAAGTTGTTGGAGAAGACAGGTGGCATTGTACAAGGAATGAGCGGTAGCCCTATTATTCAAGACGGGAAGCTGATTGGGGCAGTTACTCATGTATTTGTAAACGATCCCACCTCAGGTTACGCTACATTTATCGAGTGGATGTTACGAGATGCAGGAAGCTTTCCTCAAACAGCGGGTCTTCAACCAGCCCCGCTGTTTTCCCTGTGA
- the spo0A gene encoding sporulation transcription factor Spo0A, with translation MDTIRVVLADDNREFAGLLEEYLSEQEDLEVIGVAHHGNEVLHLIEKDPPDVLVLDIIMPHLDGLGVLERLQENSNKIDPLPKVIMLTAFGQENVTQRAVELGADYYILKPFDMEVLTHRIRQVRGKLTHTIRSSSNQQKKGPNLEASITHVIHEIGVPAHIKGYLYLRDAIHMVYNEVELLGAITKTLYPRIADKYDTTASRVERAIRHAIEVAWSRGNMESIRSLFGYTINVTKAKPTNSEFIAMVADKLRIEHKVG, from the coding sequence GTGGATACCATTCGTGTGGTTTTAGCGGACGACAACAGAGAGTTTGCTGGGTTGTTGGAGGAATATTTATCAGAACAAGAGGATTTGGAAGTAATAGGGGTCGCACATCATGGGAATGAGGTCCTACACCTGATCGAAAAAGATCCGCCTGATGTACTTGTGTTAGACATTATTATGCCTCATCTCGATGGACTAGGTGTATTGGAGAGGTTACAGGAAAATAGCAATAAGATTGATCCTTTGCCAAAAGTGATTATGTTGACTGCATTTGGACAGGAGAACGTGACACAGCGCGCGGTGGAGCTAGGGGCAGACTATTATATCCTGAAGCCGTTTGACATGGAAGTATTGACCCATCGAATTCGGCAAGTAAGAGGGAAATTGACTCATACAATACGCTCTTCTTCAAATCAACAGAAAAAGGGTCCAAATCTAGAAGCGAGTATCACTCATGTCATTCACGAAATCGGTGTTCCTGCCCACATCAAAGGGTATCTCTACCTGCGTGACGCTATTCATATGGTGTATAACGAAGTGGAGCTTCTAGGGGCAATTACAAAGACGTTATACCCACGCATTGCAGATAAATACGATACCACAGCGAGTCGGGTGGAGCGAGCGATACGGCATGCGATTGAGGTAGCGTGGAGTCGTGGGAATATGGAGTCGATCCGCAGTTTGTTCGGGTATACGATTAATGTGACCAAGGCGAAACCGACAAACAGTGAATTTATCGCGATGGTGGCAGATAAGTTGCGTATTGAGCATAAAGTAGGTTAG
- a CDS encoding glycosyltransferase family 2 protein gives MEQPLISAIIATRNEAESLRQTLKVLRRSRRIDEVIVVDHGSTDHTGAVARRYADRMISRKEGWGAAWLEGMQAARGAIFLLLDAQAKERAKLSHALISPLLQGEADMTLAHYPAEGSANCIPLVRRLASYGVRTLTGHSFQASFSGQRALRREIMSSLIYRPTGRGMELGMMVQALANGYVVKEIPLPLGFHHLYKRANLWKSCAEAIGIISAFLHLWRVSKLSAPS, from the coding sequence ATGGAGCAACCGTTGATTAGCGCTATTATCGCGACGAGGAATGAGGCTGAATCCTTACGTCAAACATTAAAAGTACTACGTCGTTCTCGTCGGATCGATGAGGTGATCGTAGTCGATCACGGAAGTACAGATCATACCGGAGCAGTAGCTAGACGTTATGCAGATCGTATGATATCAAGGAAAGAGGGCTGGGGAGCAGCTTGGCTAGAAGGAATGCAGGCTGCTAGGGGGGCAATATTTTTACTGTTGGATGCGCAAGCAAAAGAACGCGCGAAATTGTCGCATGCCCTGATCTCACCCCTTCTCCAAGGTGAGGCGGATATGACGCTTGCGCATTATCCGGCTGAAGGCAGTGCCAACTGCATTCCATTGGTGCGGCGCTTAGCCTCTTATGGAGTACGTACGCTTACCGGACATTCGTTTCAAGCCTCTTTTTCCGGTCAACGGGCACTACGAAGAGAAATTATGTCTAGTTTAATTTACCGACCAACAGGACGAGGGATGGAACTGGGGATGATGGTACAAGCGCTCGCAAATGGTTACGTGGTAAAAGAAATTCCGTTGCCTCTAGGCTTTCATCACCTTTATAAGCGGGCAAATCTATGGAAAAGCTGTGCGGAAGCGATTGGGATCATTTCTGCATTTCTACATTTGTGGAGGGTGTCTAAGTTGTCAGCACCATCGTAA
- a CDS encoding vanadium-dependent haloperoxidase produces the protein MKYKRWTDLPYAGESHPPDNAEQPYAGTWPLVFIQRSQNGIFVDGNRNPVGLVRDPSTIDWEDQLAEVKETSRRLTTKQITIAQYWGAGPAPKQWTPIADKLIDTYYSAKKPENLIVSAPWCGRILAALHGAINDAFVIAWYLKYRLNVARPNQYDPELATVLCTPRHPSYVSGHAAVAGAASTILSYFFPSHEQKLTNLAEEAAMSRLFALVHFPVDNRQGLRLGREIGNAVIRELIRERDGEGAPVDVPVTETQDVALAPPPYDQALPYPFPQKCQSKVLPPCKKKRRKSKKSGYRYSKGK, from the coding sequence GTGAAATATAAACGTTGGACAGATTTACCTTATGCAGGGGAGTCTCATCCTCCTGACAATGCGGAACAGCCTTATGCAGGCACTTGGCCACTCGTCTTTATCCAGCGATCTCAAAATGGAATATTTGTAGATGGCAATAGAAACCCAGTCGGCTTGGTTCGTGATCCGAGTACGATTGATTGGGAAGATCAATTAGCAGAGGTGAAAGAGACATCGCGTCGATTAACGACCAAACAGATTACAATCGCACAGTACTGGGGAGCAGGTCCTGCTCCTAAGCAATGGACACCGATCGCCGATAAGTTGATAGATACTTACTATTCAGCTAAAAAACCTGAAAATTTGATCGTTTCCGCACCATGGTGTGGACGTATTTTAGCTGCCCTTCATGGCGCGATTAATGACGCTTTTGTTATTGCATGGTACCTAAAATATCGTTTAAATGTGGCTCGTCCTAATCAATATGATCCCGAATTGGCTACGGTGCTTTGTACACCACGACATCCTTCTTATGTATCGGGACATGCTGCCGTTGCGGGTGCTGCCTCCACCATCTTATCTTATTTTTTTCCTTCACATGAGCAAAAATTGACTAATCTAGCAGAAGAAGCTGCTATGTCTCGTCTCTTCGCGCTTGTTCATTTTCCAGTCGATAATAGGCAAGGCTTGCGCTTGGGACGAGAAATAGGGAATGCTGTTATTAGAGAGTTAATCCGCGAACGCGATGGTGAAGGAGCACCTGTTGATGTACCCGTGACAGAAACCCAGGATGTTGCTTTAGCTCCACCCCCATACGATCAGGCTCTTCCATATCCATTTCCGCAAAAGTGTCAGTCTAAGGTTTTGCCGCCATGCAAAAAAAAGAGGCGCAAGTCGAAGAAGAGCGGTTACCGCTACTCAAAGGGAAAATAG
- a CDS encoding superoxide dismutase: MYQSHFREQSFSISQNGLWLLDQLKQTKKTTIPLSDLNRIEKQFQWIAQQSQWGSHDLPTLTTMTRTAWHLYHHLTMQMLSNSQHMPQKASTTDPTSVDMPALTSETTPVVRKPVPIGEHRLPPLPYPYNALEPYIDEKTMHLHHDIHHRAYVKGLNQAEIALAHARQKRDYSYISYWENQLAFNGAGNYLHTLFWNVMNPNGGGEPTGELQQDIESYFGSISAMKDQFSSAAEKVEGSGWAILTWNASARHLEISSVEKHQNGTQWNAIPILPLDVWEHAYYLKYNNRRGDYISAWWNVVSWPYVARRLKQAQCIKLTS, from the coding sequence ATGTACCAATCTCATTTCCGCGAGCAATCTTTTAGTATTAGCCAGAATGGATTATGGCTCCTCGACCAATTAAAACAAACGAAAAAGACGACGATCCCCCTCTCCGATTTGAACCGAATAGAAAAACAATTTCAGTGGATTGCCCAACAGTCCCAATGGGGAAGCCATGATCTGCCTACCCTTACAACCATGACACGTACTGCTTGGCATCTATATCATCATCTTACAATGCAGATGCTTTCCAATTCTCAGCACATGCCCCAAAAAGCATCGACGACAGATCCCACTTCGGTAGACATGCCTGCCCTTACCTCCGAGACAACCCCTGTTGTTCGTAAGCCCGTACCTATTGGTGAACACCGTCTTCCCCCTCTTCCCTATCCATACAATGCATTAGAACCTTATATCGATGAAAAAACGATGCATCTTCATCATGATATCCATCATCGCGCTTATGTAAAAGGACTAAACCAAGCAGAAATTGCGCTTGCTCACGCTCGTCAAAAACGCGATTATTCTTATATATCCTATTGGGAAAATCAACTCGCTTTTAATGGAGCGGGTAATTATTTGCATACTCTTTTCTGGAATGTTATGAATCCAAACGGGGGTGGGGAACCCACAGGTGAATTACAACAGGACATTGAATCCTATTTCGGCAGTATCTCAGCGATGAAAGACCAATTTTCTTCCGCTGCAGAAAAAGTAGAGGGTAGTGGATGGGCTATTCTTACCTGGAATGCAAGCGCACGCCACCTTGAAATCTCAAGTGTAGAGAAGCATCAAAACGGGACCCAGTGGAATGCCATCCCAATCCTTCCCTTGGATGTATGGGAACATGCTTATTATTTAAAGTACAATAATCGACGTGGTGACTATATATCTGCATGGTGGAATGTGGTCTCATGGCCCTATGTAGCCCGTCGTCTCAAGCAAGCACAATGTATAAAGCTAACCTCATAA
- a CDS encoding DUF2627 domain-containing protein, whose amino-acid sequence MVTQRIIALFILVIPGGLSIYGWTLMRDAIFNALAGEGLAWFPFIGGFLLFFSGLIFIGGFILRHDAKRNYVQPMIQKILRRKKK is encoded by the coding sequence ATGGTCACCCAACGTATTATCGCCCTTTTCATCCTAGTAATTCCAGGAGGGCTCAGCATTTATGGATGGACATTAATGCGCGATGCCATCTTCAATGCCTTGGCCGGTGAAGGGTTGGCTTGGTTTCCTTTTATCGGAGGTTTCCTGCTCTTTTTCAGCGGTTTGATCTTTATCGGTGGTTTTATTCTACGACACGATGCAAAGCGAAATTATGTACAACCTATGATTCAAAAAATCCTTCGTCGAAAAAAGAAGTGA
- a CDS encoding sigma-54-dependent Fis family transcriptional regulator, with amino-acid sequence MKKMLIVGAGNGGMALLRTIHGLNNIAVVGVVDLDPGAPAMKLARTLGIDTGQDVQPFLHFRPDVILEVTGQSQVYERLCSQVETGTLVVSGAVASLMLQLIAEKEKWFDAWRIRQRELDAILNSTHDGMIAVNRDGNVTLFNRAAERLIGLSAKEVMNTWIEDSIPNTRLDHVLRSGIPELNQRQRLPNDVSIVTNRVPVTTKSGEVIGAVAVFRDVTDVLSLTQQVTDLTSMKSHLQAIINSSDDAISVVDTAGNGLLINPAYTRLTGLSPEEVIGKPAETDISEGESIHMKVLRTKKAIRGAHMKVGPLRKDVVVNVAPIIIGGEQKGSVGIIHDMSEMKSLYSELEKARRIIRTLEAKYTFSDIIGESEVMQTAFEQARQAARTPATVLLRGESGTGKELFAHAIHHDSDRKYHQFVRVNCAAISESLLESELFGYEEGAFTGARRGGKKGLFEEASGGTIFLDEIGELAPGIQAKLLRVLQEKEVVRVGGTKPIPINVRVLAATNVDLELAITEQRFRKDLFYRLNVFPIFIPPLRERMEDLGALSIYLIKKYNQEYGRNVEEIDAEAVAELSRYHWPGNVRELENMLGRAMIHMPFHEQVMHLSHLPVLVEERVIEKSSSIKQENGERSLQEVLEETERQHIEQILLTQQGNKTATARQLDISVRSLYYKLKKYGLE; translated from the coding sequence ATGAAGAAGATGTTAATAGTGGGCGCAGGTAATGGCGGGATGGCCCTGTTGCGAACCATTCACGGGTTGAACAATATTGCAGTTGTAGGTGTTGTCGACCTTGACCCTGGGGCCCCCGCTATGAAGCTAGCTCGTACTTTAGGTATTGACACGGGTCAAGATGTCCAGCCGTTTCTTCATTTTCGCCCTGATGTCATATTGGAAGTAACGGGGCAGAGTCAGGTGTATGAGCGGTTATGCTCGCAAGTAGAGACAGGTACATTGGTTGTATCGGGAGCGGTAGCTAGTCTGATGCTCCAACTGATAGCGGAAAAAGAGAAGTGGTTTGATGCATGGCGAATTCGGCAACGTGAATTAGATGCCATCTTAAATTCAACACATGACGGCATGATTGCGGTTAATCGTGATGGCAATGTGACCCTGTTTAATCGAGCGGCAGAACGTCTTATCGGACTTTCGGCGAAAGAAGTGATGAATACATGGATTGAAGATTCGATTCCCAATACACGTCTCGATCACGTTTTACGAAGCGGGATACCCGAATTAAATCAGCGCCAAAGGTTACCAAATGATGTTAGTATCGTTACAAACCGAGTTCCAGTAACGACGAAAAGTGGAGAAGTGATTGGAGCGGTGGCTGTTTTTCGCGATGTGACGGATGTACTTTCCCTAACGCAACAAGTGACGGATTTGACGAGTATGAAGTCTCACTTGCAAGCGATTATCAACTCTTCCGATGATGCGATTTCCGTGGTCGATACAGCCGGCAATGGTTTGTTGATCAATCCAGCATATACGAGATTGACAGGGCTATCTCCTGAAGAGGTGATTGGTAAACCAGCGGAAACAGATATCTCTGAAGGAGAAAGCATTCATATGAAGGTGTTGCGAACGAAGAAGGCGATTCGTGGGGCACATATGAAAGTGGGGCCCTTGCGAAAAGATGTAGTGGTAAATGTTGCTCCTATCATCATTGGAGGTGAACAAAAAGGAAGCGTTGGTATTATCCATGATATGTCGGAGATGAAGTCGCTGTATAGTGAGTTAGAAAAGGCACGGCGTATTATTCGCACGTTGGAGGCGAAGTATACGTTCTCAGATATTATCGGGGAGAGTGAAGTGATGCAGACTGCCTTTGAGCAAGCGCGGCAAGCTGCACGCACACCGGCCACGGTATTGTTGCGGGGAGAATCAGGTACAGGCAAAGAGCTCTTTGCCCATGCAATTCATCATGATTCAGACCGTAAGTATCATCAATTCGTTCGTGTTAATTGTGCCGCTATATCTGAGTCTCTTTTGGAGAGTGAGTTATTTGGCTATGAAGAAGGGGCTTTTACTGGAGCGCGCCGAGGAGGAAAAAAAGGGTTGTTTGAAGAGGCGAGCGGTGGCACCATTTTCCTCGATGAAATTGGTGAGTTAGCTCCTGGAATTCAGGCAAAACTGTTACGTGTTCTTCAAGAAAAAGAGGTTGTACGGGTGGGAGGAACCAAACCGATTCCCATCAACGTACGGGTATTGGCAGCGACCAATGTGGATTTAGAGTTAGCGATTACAGAACAACGCTTTCGTAAAGACCTTTTTTATCGCCTAAATGTGTTTCCTATTTTTATTCCCCCACTCCGAGAACGGATGGAGGATTTGGGGGCACTCTCCATCTATTTAATTAAGAAATACAATCAGGAGTACGGGCGAAATGTAGAGGAAATTGATGCGGAAGCAGTCGCCGAATTAAGCCGCTATCATTGGCCGGGGAATGTGAGGGAATTGGAAAACATGCTGGGACGTGCAATGATCCACATGCCTTTTCACGAACAAGTGATGCATCTGTCGCACCTGCCTGTGTTAGTAGAGGAGAGGGTAATAGAGAAGAGCAGCAGTATAAAACAGGAGAATGGAGAGCGGTCGCTACAAGAGGTGTTGGAGGAAACAGAACGTCAACATATTGAGCAAATTTTACTTACCCAACAGGGGAACAAGACAGCTACAGCAAGACAGCTAGACATTTCTGTTCGAAGTTTATATTACAAACTTAAAAAGTATGGGTTAGAATAG